A part of Streptococcus porcinus genomic DNA contains:
- a CDS encoding C69 family dipeptidase: protein MSCTTILVGKKASYDGSTLVARTEDSQNGDFTPKKMALITANEHPRHYQAVLSRFGIDLPDNPLTYTSVPDALGKDGIWAEAGINSENVAMSATETITTNARVLGADPLVKNGIGEEDMLTLVLPYIRSAREGVLRLGQLLSQYGTYESNGVAFSDENEIWWLETVGGHHWIARRVPDDAYVTNPNQLGIDHFEFNNPDEYLCSEDLKDFINKYHLDLTYSNEHFNPRYAFGSQRDKDRHYNTPRAWIMQKYLNPEIEQDPRSFAIPWCQKPYRKVTIEDIKYVLSSHYQDTIYNPYGPEGDKVSRKTFRTIGINRTSQTSILQLRPHQAKEIAGIQWVAFGSMPFNTMVPLFTQVSDMPDYFTNTTENASTDSFYWVNRLIAAIADPHFNHHDSDIEAYVEKTMAKGHAMLHAVEELIAEGQAVDLTQKNQEMSDYIQIETQALLNKILFDASNLMTNRFSLSD from the coding sequence ATGTCATGCACAACAATTCTCGTTGGGAAAAAAGCTTCTTATGATGGCTCTACTTTGGTGGCTAGAACAGAAGATTCGCAAAATGGAGATTTTACTCCAAAGAAGATGGCTCTGATAACAGCTAATGAGCACCCCCGTCATTATCAAGCAGTCTTATCGCGTTTTGGCATCGATTTGCCTGACAACCCTCTAACCTATACCTCGGTTCCTGACGCTTTGGGTAAAGATGGGATTTGGGCGGAAGCGGGGATTAATTCTGAGAACGTTGCTATGAGTGCAACAGAAACCATTACCACTAATGCACGTGTACTAGGCGCAGATCCGTTAGTTAAAAATGGTATCGGCGAAGAAGATATGCTGACTTTGGTGTTACCTTATATTAGGTCGGCGCGTGAGGGTGTTTTACGCTTAGGGCAACTACTCAGCCAGTATGGCACTTATGAGTCAAATGGTGTTGCTTTTTCTGATGAAAATGAAATTTGGTGGCTAGAAACAGTTGGTGGTCATCATTGGATTGCCAGACGTGTCCCAGATGATGCCTATGTGACTAATCCTAATCAACTAGGCATAGATCACTTTGAATTTAATAATCCTGATGAGTATCTCTGTTCAGAAGATCTTAAAGACTTTATTAATAAGTATCATTTAGATTTAACTTATAGTAATGAACATTTCAATCCTCGCTATGCCTTTGGTAGTCAACGTGATAAAGATCGTCATTACAATACACCACGAGCTTGGATTATGCAAAAATACTTAAATCCTGAGATTGAGCAAGACCCACGTAGTTTTGCCATCCCCTGGTGTCAAAAACCCTACCGTAAAGTAACTATTGAAGACATTAAGTATGTCTTGAGTAGTCATTATCAAGATACAATTTATAATCCCTATGGTCCTGAAGGAGATAAGGTTAGTCGAAAAACGTTTAGAACCATCGGTATTAATCGTACGAGCCAAACATCAATCCTTCAATTAAGACCACATCAAGCTAAGGAAATTGCAGGTATCCAATGGGTTGCATTTGGCTCAATGCCATTTAATACGATGGTGCCACTCTTTACTCAGGTGTCTGATATGCCAGACTATTTCACAAATACTACTGAAAATGCCTCAACGGATAGTTTCTATTGGGTTAATCGCCTCATTGCAGCAATCGCAGACCCACATTTTAATCACCATGACAGTGATATAGAAGCCTATGTTGAAAAGACAATGGCTAAAGGTCATGCTATGCTTCATGCTGTTGAAGAGCTGATTGCTGAAGGTCAAGCTGTGGATTTAACTCAGAAAAATCAGGAAATGAGTGATTATATCCAAATTGAGACACAAGCCTTACTCAACAAAATTCTTTTTGATGCCAGCAACTTAATGACTAATCGTTTTAGTTTAAGTGATTAA
- the whiA gene encoding DNA-binding protein WhiA translates to MSFTIQVKEELIDQAKSDKNELSAIIKLSGTLGLNNQGLTLSITTENARIARYIYALFEQSYHIQPEIKYHQKTNLRKNRVYTVFVAEEVETILSDLKLADAFFGIETGMASWMLEDDDAGRSYLKGAFLATGTIRDPESGKYQLEIYSVYLDHAQDLADLLHKFMLDAKTIEHKSGAITYLQKAEDIMDFLIIIGAMESKDLFESVKVMREARNDINRANNAETANIAKTINASMKTINNIVKIMETVGLDSLPIELQQIAQIRINHPDYSIQQISDNLDFPLSKSGVNHRLRKLNKIADNL, encoded by the coding sequence ATGAGTTTCACAATACAGGTAAAAGAAGAGCTGATAGATCAGGCTAAAAGTGATAAGAATGAACTTTCAGCTATCATAAAGTTATCAGGAACATTGGGATTAAATAATCAAGGGCTAACTCTATCTATTACCACAGAAAATGCTCGTATTGCTCGTTATATCTATGCCCTTTTTGAACAAAGCTATCACATTCAACCAGAAATCAAATATCATCAGAAAACTAATTTAAGAAAAAATCGAGTTTACACTGTTTTTGTTGCAGAAGAGGTAGAAACAATCCTTTCTGATTTGAAGTTAGCAGATGCTTTTTTTGGGATTGAGACAGGTATGGCCTCATGGATGTTAGAAGATGATGATGCTGGTCGCTCTTATTTAAAAGGAGCTTTCCTAGCAACAGGAACGATTAGAGATCCAGAATCTGGGAAATATCAGTTAGAAATCTATTCAGTGTATTTAGACCATGCCCAAGATTTAGCTGATTTGCTACATAAGTTTATGTTAGATGCTAAAACGATTGAACATAAGAGCGGAGCAATTACTTATCTGCAAAAAGCTGAAGATATCATGGATTTTTTGATTATTATCGGTGCCATGGAAAGTAAAGACTTATTTGAATCAGTAAAGGTTATGCGAGAGGCAAGAAATGATATCAATCGTGCCAATAACGCAGAAACTGCAAATATTGCAAAAACAATAAATGCTAGTATGAAAACGATTAATAATATTGTTAAGATTATGGAAACAGTTGGTTTGGATAGTTTACCGATAGAATTGCAACAAATTGCTCAAATCCGTATTAACCACCCAGACTACTCTATCCAACAGATTTCGGATAATTTAGATTTTCCCTTGTCAAAAAGTGGTGTTAACCACCGTTTACGTAAACTTAATAAAATTGCTGATAATCTATAA
- a CDS encoding YvcK family protein — protein MKKPKITVIGGGTGIPVILKSLRNEEVDITAVVTVADDGGSSGKIRNAMQLTPPGDLRNVLLAMSDMPRFYEKVFQYRFNGNDGVLSGHPLGNLIIAGISEMQNSTYNAIQILTKFFHITGHIFPSSEQALTLHAVFKDGHEVSGESQIAGYQGMIDHVYVTNTYNDEQPKASRKVVKAILESDMIVLGPGSLFTSILPNLVIPEINEALRATKAEVVYICNIMTQHGETEHFSDADHLSVLNKHLGRDLIDTVLVNIEKVPQSYMNTNKFDEYLVQVDHDFKGLQKEAKKVISSNFLRLKNGGAFHDGDLVVEELMNLVREQHL, from the coding sequence ATGAAAAAACCAAAGATAACGGTAATTGGAGGCGGTACGGGGATTCCAGTTATCTTAAAAAGTTTACGAAATGAAGAGGTTGATATTACAGCTGTTGTGACGGTTGCTGATGATGGGGGGTCATCAGGTAAAATTCGTAATGCTATGCAGCTGACACCTCCAGGTGATTTGCGTAATGTATTATTAGCTATGAGTGATATGCCACGGTTTTATGAAAAGGTTTTTCAGTATCGTTTTAATGGCAATGATGGGGTTCTCTCAGGTCATCCACTAGGTAATCTCATCATTGCCGGTATTTCCGAGATGCAAAATTCGACTTATAATGCCATTCAAATTTTGACTAAGTTTTTCCATATCACAGGCCATATTTTTCCTTCTAGTGAACAAGCTCTAACCCTGCATGCTGTTTTCAAAGATGGCCATGAAGTTTCTGGTGAAAGTCAGATTGCTGGGTATCAGGGAATGATTGATCATGTTTATGTAACTAACACATACAACGATGAACAGCCCAAAGCTAGCCGTAAAGTGGTTAAAGCTATTTTGGAAAGTGATATGATTGTTTTGGGACCAGGTTCCCTTTTCACATCAATTCTCCCTAATCTAGTGATTCCTGAAATTAATGAGGCCTTACGAGCCACTAAAGCTGAGGTTGTTTATATATGTAATATCATGACCCAGCATGGTGAAACAGAACATTTTTCGGATGCTGATCATCTTTCTGTTTTAAATAAGCATTTAGGACGAGATCTTATTGATACCGTTTTGGTCAATATAGAAAAAGTCCCTCAGTCCTATATGAATACTAATAAATTTGACGAATATTTGGTCCAAGTTGATCACGACTTTAAAGGGTTGCAAAAAGAGGCCAAGAAGGTTATTTCCTCTAATTTTTTACGTTTAAAAAATGGCGGAGCTTTTCATGATGGTGACTTAGTAGTAGAAGAGTTGATGAATTTAGTAAGGGAACAACATCTATGA
- the rapZ gene encoding RNase adapter RapZ — protein MVTNKIDLVIVTGMSGAGKTVAIQSFEDLGYFTIDNMPPTLVPKFLEIIGQTNEYERVALVVDMRSRSFFKEINAILDQIERKQSITFRILFLDATDNELVSRYKETRRSHPLAPDGRVMDGIKLERELLAPLKSMSQNVVDTSELTPRQLRQTISDQFSSASNTVSFRVEVMSFGFKYGIPLDADLVFDVRFLPNPYYIADLREKTGLDQEVYDYVMEHQESEDFFQNLVQLILPILPGYKREGKSLLTIAIGCTGGQHRSVAFAHRLAERIKEEWPINESHRDKDKRKETVNRS, from the coding sequence ATGGTAACTAATAAAATTGACCTTGTCATAGTTACAGGAATGAGTGGAGCAGGTAAGACAGTGGCGATTCAATCATTTGAAGATTTAGGTTACTTCACTATTGATAATATGCCTCCGACATTGGTGCCAAAGTTCCTAGAAATCATTGGACAAACAAATGAATATGAACGGGTAGCTCTGGTCGTTGATATGCGCAGTAGGAGTTTTTTCAAAGAAATTAATGCTATTTTAGATCAAATTGAACGGAAACAATCTATTACATTTAGAATTCTCTTTTTAGATGCTACTGATAATGAGTTAGTCTCGCGCTACAAGGAAACTCGAAGAAGTCACCCGCTAGCTCCAGACGGGCGTGTAATGGATGGTATTAAATTAGAAAGAGAGCTCTTAGCTCCTCTAAAGAGCATGAGTCAAAATGTAGTGGATACCAGTGAATTGACTCCAAGACAGTTACGCCAAACCATTTCAGACCAATTTTCTAGCGCCTCAAATACGGTGTCTTTCCGGGTTGAAGTCATGAGCTTTGGTTTTAAATATGGAATTCCTTTAGATGCTGATTTAGTATTTGATGTGCGTTTTCTCCCTAATCCATACTATATTGCTGATTTACGAGAAAAAACGGGCCTAGATCAAGAAGTCTATGATTACGTAATGGAGCATCAAGAGTCTGAAGATTTTTTCCAAAACTTGGTTCAATTAATCTTGCCAATTCTACCAGGCTACAAGCGTGAAGGTAAATCACTTTTGACGATTGCAATTGGTTGTACTGGTGGTCAACATAGAAGCGTAGCTTTTGCCCATCGTCTCGCAGAAAGAATCAAAGAGGAATGGCCAATAAACGAAAGCCATCGTGATAAAGACAAACGTAAGGAAACAGTTAATAGATCATGA
- a CDS encoding DUF1003 domain-containing protein: MNKKRWVIDAINGGKYLSTEGVFFYELDEQLQALIMDDHPELDSTSFISQENLATYRLNYLDEMIASAKLKNEAIREMVNDVSKNNNYAILNVQEQLDSKITFGQRLADQVARFGGTWTFIITFIIFMAIWMGFNIINPFGLAFDKYPFILLNLALSTIAAIQAPLIMMSQNRASEYDRLQAKNDYQVNKTSEEGVRLLHSKIDHLVLQDQSDLMQIQKLQTEILLSITKQLNQVQILENDVLTPDATDIKQRAQK, encoded by the coding sequence ATGAACAAAAAACGTTGGGTAATCGATGCCATTAATGGTGGAAAGTATCTTTCTACTGAGGGAGTTTTCTTCTATGAACTTGATGAACAATTACAAGCACTAATTATGGATGACCATCCTGAACTGGACTCGACCTCTTTTATCAGTCAGGAAAATTTGGCCACCTATCGTCTCAACTACCTGGATGAGATGATTGCAAGTGCTAAATTAAAAAACGAAGCTATTCGTGAAATGGTAAATGATGTTTCTAAAAACAACAATTACGCTATCTTAAATGTACAAGAACAGTTAGATAGTAAAATTACATTTGGGCAACGCCTAGCGGATCAAGTAGCTCGCTTTGGAGGAACTTGGACCTTTATTATTACTTTTATTATTTTTATGGCTATTTGGATGGGTTTCAATATCATTAATCCTTTTGGCTTAGCTTTTGATAAGTATCCTTTTATTCTTTTAAATTTGGCACTTTCTACCATTGCGGCTATTCAGGCTCCTCTCATTATGATGAGCCAAAATCGGGCATCTGAGTATGATCGTTTGCAAGCCAAAAATGACTATCAAGTCAACAAAACATCAGAAGAAGGTGTTCGTTTATTGCATTCTAAAATTGATCACCTTGTTTTACAAGACCAATCAGATTTGATGCAAATTCAAAAATTACAAACAGAAATTCTATTGTCTATCACTAAACAATTAAATCAAGTACAAATTTTAGAAAATGATGTCTTAACACCAGATGCGACAGATATCAAACAAAGAGCACAAAAATAG